One Senegalimassilia faecalis genomic window, GTTCCTAGGCGGCCTCGGCGGCGGCATCTTCTTCCTGTCCGCCCTGTTCGACCTGATCATTGTTCCGGGCTCCGGCTTGCTGTTCTTCGCTCCGGTGTTCTTCGCCCTGGCGGCGCTGGCCCTAGGCTGCTTCTTCCTCGTCTTCGAGCTGGGACAGCCGCCGGTGTTCTGGCGCGTGTTCACCACCAAGACCGCCATCATCAAGTGGGGCGCGGTGCTCCTGTCCGTTGCCATGATCTTCGGCTTCGTGTGGTGGGCCAGCTACCTGTACGTGCTCGGTTGGGAGTGGACCTTCGGTTTGGCCGCCGCCCTTGAGGGCGTCCGCCCGATCATGCTCGGCGTGGCCGGGGTGGCGGGCTTCGGCATCATGGTGTACACCGGCGTCATGCTCTCCACGCTGAAGGCCCACGCCTTCTGGGCCACCCCGGCGCTGCCGGTGCTGTTCACCATCTCGGCGCTCTCCACGGCTTGCGCGGCTATCGCGCTGTCGCTGGGAGGGGCCGTGGACGTGAACGTGATCGGTGCGGTGATGGCCGAGCTCATCCACGAGATTGTGCACATCGTCGACATCGTGCTCGTCGTGGCCGAGATCACCGTGCTGCTCATCATGGTCTTGAGCTTCTACGGCGCAGGCAACGTGTGCGCCCACGAGGTGGCCGCCCGCTGGGTGCGCGGCAAGACGGCGCCTCTGTTCTGGGGTGGCATGGTTTTCGGCGGACTGGTTCTGCCCCTGGCGCTCTACGTCTTGGGCGCAGGCTCCACCGGCTCCGAGGTCCTGGCGCCCATCCTGGTGCTCTGCGGCGGCCTGCTGCTGCGCTACCTGTGCGTCTATTCCGACGAGCGTGCGCCGCTGCCCGGCGAGGAGCGCTTCTACGAGCGCCTTCCGAAGAGCGACGCTGAGTTCCTCAAGGCCTGGACGAAGGGCGAGAACCTTTACTAGGTCGCCTTTGGATTGAATTCGGGGCCGCGCCTTCGCCCGGCGCGGCCCGCGTTGCAAGAGAGGAGATACCGCTATGGACGGCATCCTGATGACCGATGCGCTGACCGGCTGCGCCGTAGCGGTGGCGGCTGACGGATCGTCGGCGCGCGTGTCCGAGGGAGGGAGCCGCACGCGGGCCGCTTCGGTCTTCTTCCCTGGATGCTCACTGCTCAACTACGCCCCGGCCCTGGTCTCCACCTTGTCGGACTATCTCGCGCAGGCCGGCGCGGTGGACGGCACCTCGCTTCTGTGCTGCGGCAAGATCCTCGACTTCGAGGACGATGGCGCGGCCCGGCGGGCGGCCGTCGACGAGGCGCTGCGCCGGGCCGTGGAGGCGGCGGGCACCGAGCGCATCGTGGCCGCGTGCCCGAACTGCGCGGCTGCCCTCAAGCGCGCCCTCTCGACCGAGGTGGGCGCGCCGTGCGCGGAGGTGGTGGCCCTGCCCAAGGTGCTCGCCGAGCTCGGCTGCCGCATCGATCCGGCCACGGCGCGCGAGGTACTCGCCGCCAAGGGCTTCGCGGGCAAGGACGCCCCGAAGATGTGGGTGCACGACTCGTGCCCCGACCGCGGCGACTACGACTTCGGCCGCGGCGTGCGGGCGATGCTTCCCCCCGAGATGCTCATCGAGGACAACCTCGAGCCCTCGTCGCGCTGCTGCGGGTCCATCGCCCGGGCCGCCGGCCGGTACGAGGCGGCGCTCGCCCAGGGGGCCCGGCGCGCGGAGCACGCGGCCCGGCACGGCGCCGATGCCATGGTCACGGCTTGCATGAGCTGCGCGGCGTCCCTGGCCTCGGCCCAGGACGGGCTTCCCGTCGTCCATTACCTTGAGCTGCTCTGCGACTACCCCATGGACTGGCGCGTCGCGGCCCGCCCCCTGTCCCTGCGCTTCCTCATCGAGAACGAGCGGAAGGCGCCCGACGGAGGCCGCGACTTCGAGCTTCTTCCGGCGAGGGAGGGGGAGGCGCGGTGAGTGAGTCCGTCGAGCGTCCGAGCAACTGCCAGTACTGCGGCTACGCCTGCGCCGTCATCGCGACGGTGGAGGAGGGCCGCGTGACGAGGCTGCGCCCCGATCCGGCCCGCTACCCCTACGGCGCCTCGGTCATGGCCTCCTGCAAGCGCTGGCCTATGAACGTCGGGGCGCTGGATGCGCCGGACCGCGTGAACTATCCCCTGCGGCGGGTGGGAGAGCGGGGGAGCGGCCGATGGGAGCGGGTGAGCTGGGACGAGGCGCTGGACGACATCGCCGCGCGGCTTTCGGCGCTCGCCGAGGAGCACGGTCCTGCCACCCTGGCCAGCGCCATCGGCGGCCCGCATTGCTCGTTTTGGCCGCTCCACCGATTCATGAGCCGCTTCGGCTCGCCGAACAACATGGGCATCGGGCAGATCTGCTGGAACC contains:
- the nrfD gene encoding NrfD/PsrC family molybdoenzyme membrane anchor subunit, whose protein sequence is MKHHYWEAPIVIYLFLGGLGGGIFFLSALFDLIIVPGSGLLFFAPVFFALAALALGCFFLVFELGQPPVFWRVFTTKTAIIKWGAVLLSVAMIFGFVWWASYLYVLGWEWTFGLAAALEGVRPIMLGVAGVAGFGIMVYTGVMLSTLKAHAFWATPALPVLFTISALSTACAAIALSLGGAVDVNVIGAVMAELIHEIVHIVDIVLVVAEITVLLIMVLSFYGAGNVCAHEVAARWVRGKTAPLFWGGMVFGGLVLPLALYVLGAGSTGSEVLAPILVLCGGLLLRYLCVYSDERAPLPGEERFYERLPKSDAEFLKAWTKGENLY
- a CDS encoding heterodisulfide reductase-related iron-sulfur binding cluster, producing the protein MDGILMTDALTGCAVAVAADGSSARVSEGGSRTRAASVFFPGCSLLNYAPALVSTLSDYLAQAGAVDGTSLLCCGKILDFEDDGAARRAAVDEALRRAVEAAGTERIVAACPNCAAALKRALSTEVGAPCAEVVALPKVLAELGCRIDPATAREVLAAKGFAGKDAPKMWVHDSCPDRGDYDFGRGVRAMLPPEMLIEDNLEPSSRCCGSIARAAGRYEAALAQGARRAEHAARHGADAMVTACMSCAASLASAQDGLPVVHYLELLCDYPMDWRVAARPLSLRFLIENERKAPDGGRDFELLPAREGEAR